In one window of bacterium DNA:
- a CDS encoding fumarate hydratase C-terminal domain-containing protein: MRELILPLDEKQTRDLNVGEQVVLTGKIFTGRESFYIRAVEENILPELDYSNINVMMHVGPVMKKDNSSWEVLGLTPTTSIRMEKYAGILIEKLKTRALIGKGTMGKTTTDAMKKIGAVHLAPIAIYPVLLARQIVRVERVFFLEDIGATEATWIFDVKNFGPFLVDIDSKGNNYFNNIVVSSKDKLKQVYDKNRIPLDYKYTEI, from the coding sequence ATGAGAGAACTTATTTTACCTCTTGATGAAAAACAGACAAGAGACCTAAATGTTGGAGAACAGGTTGTTCTTACTGGAAAAATATTTACCGGTAGAGAGTCCTTTTATATAAGAGCGGTGGAGGAAAACATTCTTCCTGAACTGGATTATTCAAATATAAATGTAATGATGCACGTAGGTCCTGTGATGAAAAAGGATAATTCGAGTTGGGAGGTATTAGGTTTAACTCCCACAACAAGCATAAGAATGGAAAAGTATGCAGGTATTCTTATTGAAAAACTAAAAACAAGGGCTCTTATAGGGAAAGGAACAATGGGAAAGACAACTACGGACGCTATGAAAAAAATTGGTGCGGTACACCTTGCCCCTATAGCTATATACCCTGTTCTTTTAGCAAGACAGATTGTGAGGGTAGAGAGAGTGTTTTTTCTTGAAGATATAGGTGCCACCGAAGCGACGTGGATTTTTGATGTAAAAAATTTTGGTCCTTTCCTTGTAGATATTGATAGTAAAGGTAACAACTATTTTAATAATATTGTTGTTAGTTCAAAAGATAAACTTAAACAGGTATATGATAAAAATCGAATTCCTTTAGATTACAAATATACAGAAATCTAA
- a CDS encoding fumarate hydratase: protein MKKNVILNSRIEEVLDNLIVKSVTTVPEDVKDCIKTIANEEVSGSMAEYSIKTTLDNLNTCEKESLLACPDTGYPLFYFRVGNNVLLEKGFSSIYEICCDAVKKATQKNYLRKTMVHPLTRYNPGTNVIQFLPKIEIKFSSEIDYIEATFTPKGGGSEIFGTFYRMTTPVDGIKGIKKFIIDSALRAMEAGKSCPPNLIGVGIGGTADLCMKLAKESALLIPVGSRHPEKLISDMEISLMEDINSLMIGSMGLGGGVSLLDLHIEYAASHTAALPVAFNCQCSVCRRATARIYPDGKIEFADYPDWFERGETQ from the coding sequence ATGAAAAAAAATGTAATACTTAATTCAAGAATCGAAGAAGTGTTGGATAACCTTATTGTAAAGAGTGTTACAACTGTCCCTGAAGATGTGAAAGATTGTATCAAGACAATTGCCAACGAAGAAGTTTCAGGTAGTATGGCCGAATATAGCATAAAAACAACCCTTGATAATCTGAATACTTGTGAAAAAGAATCTTTGTTGGCGTGTCCCGATACTGGGTATCCTCTTTTTTATTTCAGGGTAGGTAACAATGTTTTACTTGAAAAAGGATTCTCTTCTATATATGAAATATGTTGCGACGCTGTAAAAAAAGCAACACAAAAAAATTACTTGCGTAAAACTATGGTACATCCTTTAACAAGGTATAATCCAGGAACTAATGTGATACAGTTTCTTCCAAAAATAGAGATAAAGTTTTCTTCAGAGATAGATTATATAGAAGCAACATTTACTCCTAAAGGTGGGGGGTCAGAAATTTTTGGCACATTTTATAGAATGACAACACCTGTGGATGGAATTAAAGGTATAAAAAAATTTATTATAGATTCTGCTTTAAGGGCAATGGAAGCGGGGAAGAGTTGTCCGCCCAATCTTATAGGCGTAGGCATAGGAGGTACAGCTGATTTATGCATGAAACTGGCAAAAGAATCTGCACTTCTAATACCTGTTGGTAGCAGGCACCCTGAAAAACTTATTTCAGATATGGAGATTTCTTTAATGGAAGATATAAACTCTCTTATGATAGGTTCAATGGGGCTGGGGGGAGGAGTTTCGCTTCTGGATCTCCATATAGAATATGCTGCTTCTCATACTGCTGCTCTTCCGGTTGCTTTCAACTGTCAGTGTTCAGTATGCCGTCGTGCTACTGCGAGAATATACCCTGATGGAAAAATTGAATTTGCTGATTATCCAGATTGGTTTGAAAGAGGAGAAACCCAATGA
- the rdgB gene encoding RdgB/HAM1 family non-canonical purine NTP pyrophosphatase, which produces MKSYFYLATKNLNKIKEVEKIMQLTNIAVLPTPSDIFFPEETGKTFEENALTKALHLKEKLHTEPVAGEDSGLEVDKLGGLPGVNSARFSGEHGNDQENIKKLLNLLSTYKNIEDRVAKFVTVIAFIDSKGIKIFKGEVLGFISFEPKGNNGFGYDPVFMVLPERKTFAQLTSVEKNIRSHRANAFKQLALYLQK; this is translated from the coding sequence ATGAAATCCTATTTTTACTTGGCTACTAAAAACCTTAATAAGATTAAAGAAGTTGAGAAGATAATGCAATTAACAAATATTGCCGTTCTACCAACACCTTCAGATATATTTTTTCCTGAAGAGACAGGGAAAACTTTTGAAGAGAACGCTCTTACGAAAGCTTTACATTTGAAAGAAAAACTTCATACAGAACCGGTTGCTGGTGAAGATTCTGGACTTGAGGTTGATAAACTTGGTGGTTTACCGGGGGTTAATTCTGCAAGGTTTTCTGGAGAACACGGTAATGACCAGGAAAATATAAAAAAACTTCTTAACTTGCTATCAACCTATAAAAACATTGAAGATAGGGTAGCAAAATTTGTGACAGTAATCGCTTTTATTGACTCAAAAGGGATAAAAATTTTTAAAGGTGAGGTTTTAGGGTTTATTTCTTTTGAACCCAAAGGCAACAATGGGTTTGGATACGACCCTGTCTTTATGGTTTTACCTGAAAGAAAAACTTTTGCACAACTAACCAGTGTAGAGAAAAATATTAGAAGCCATAGAGCAAATGCGTTTAAACAACTTGCCCTTTATTTGCAAAAATAA
- the rph gene encoding ribonuclease PH: MELKRRGNRSESGIRELKITKSFLKYALGSCLIELGDTKVICAVNQEDKVPFFLRDTGNGWLTAEYSLLPASTNQRSQRNSNLAGRSQEIQRMIGRSLRGILDLQKIGERTLYVDCDVLQADGSTRTAAITGAFIALVEALSKLKKSGKIKLPILRDYLAAISVGIVYGKHLIDLDYSEDSVASVDFNVVMTGNGEFIEIQGAAEGAPFDKKSLSSLLEISEKGIKEIIEIEREILKDEILFLLGY; the protein is encoded by the coding sequence ATGGAATTGAAAAGACGAGGCAACAGAAGTGAATCGGGAATAAGAGAACTAAAAATTACAAAAAGTTTTCTTAAATATGCTCTCGGGTCATGTTTGATAGAACTTGGAGACACTAAGGTTATATGTGCTGTTAACCAAGAGGATAAAGTCCCGTTTTTTTTACGAGATACTGGGAACGGTTGGCTTACTGCTGAGTATTCGTTACTTCCAGCCTCAACAAACCAGCGAAGCCAAAGAAACTCTAATCTTGCAGGTAGAAGCCAAGAGATACAAAGAATGATAGGTCGTTCTTTGAGAGGAATTCTTGATTTGCAAAAAATCGGAGAAAGAACACTTTATGTTGATTGTGATGTTTTACAGGCAGATGGCAGCACAAGAACAGCAGCAATAACAGGAGCATTTATAGCTCTTGTAGAGGCACTTTCAAAACTTAAAAAATCAGGCAAGATTAAGTTGCCGATTTTAAGGGATTACCTTGCTGCTATAAGTGTTGGCATAGTTTATGGAAAACATTTGATAGACCTTGATTATTCAGAAGATTCAGTTGCGTCTGTTGATTTTAATGTTGTTATGACAGGTAATGGTGAATTTATTGAAATACAAGGTGCAGCAGAGGGAGCGCCTTTTGATAAAAAATCACTCTCTTCACTTCTTGAAATATCAGAAAAGGGTATAAAAGAGATTATTGAAATTGAGCGAGAGATACTGAAAGATGAAATCCTATTTTTACTTGGCTACTAA
- a CDS encoding Gfo/Idh/MocA family oxidoreductase encodes MGKLRVGVIGAGFIGTYHARIYAESHGAELVAIADVDKSRGAELKKSLGAAFYTDYREMLANEDLDAVDICLPDDNHVEPVVASAKAGKHILLEKPMARTVKDCKKIKEVCKENGVRIMVGHLLRFEPGYVRMYESVKNKEIGDVIHVSAGRRNSRLIAKRLKDSTSMLFYVGIHDIDALQWCTRKRITRVFAQRVVKVNKKWKSEDCIYVLANLGKDAVAHLEFSWVLPANFPCGLKSNLEIYGSKATAILNKFNQGVEIYREKDTDVPYELPDISHWPEYNGIVGGALKAEIDHFIDAIINKKKFVMPLDDMISAVNVIEAIMESYKKDAPVDVKPL; translated from the coding sequence ATGGGGAAATTGAGAGTAGGAGTTATAGGAGCTGGTTTTATAGGTACTTACCATGCTCGTATTTATGCTGAATCTCACGGTGCTGAACTTGTAGCAATTGCAGATGTTGATAAAAGCAGAGGGGCAGAATTAAAGAAGAGTCTCGGTGCTGCTTTTTACACCGATTATCGGGAGATGCTTGCTAATGAAGATCTTGATGCTGTTGATATCTGTCTACCTGATGATAATCATGTTGAACCGGTAGTTGCCTCAGCAAAAGCAGGAAAACATATTTTGCTTGAAAAACCTATGGCAAGAACTGTGAAAGATTGTAAAAAAATTAAGGAAGTGTGCAAAGAAAACGGTGTAAGAATAATGGTAGGGCATCTACTCCGTTTTGAACCGGGTTATGTAAGAATGTATGAATCTGTAAAGAATAAAGAGATAGGAGATGTTATACATGTTTCTGCTGGAAGAAGAAATAGCAGACTTATTGCAAAACGGTTAAAAGATTCTACTTCTATGCTTTTTTATGTGGGGATACACGATATAGATGCGTTACAGTGGTGTACAAGAAAAAGAATTACCCGTGTTTTTGCTCAACGGGTAGTTAAAGTTAACAAAAAATGGAAGAGTGAAGACTGTATCTACGTTCTTGCTAATCTTGGAAAAGATGCAGTAGCTCACCTTGAATTTAGTTGGGTACTACCAGCCAATTTTCCTTGTGGTTTGAAATCAAACCTTGAGATATATGGCTCTAAAGCAACAGCAATCCTTAATAAGTTTAACCAAGGGGTAGAAATATATAGAGAAAAAGATACAGATGTGCCTTATGAGTTGCCAGATATTTCTCATTGGCCAGAGTATAACGGTATAGTTGGCGGTGCTCTTAAAGCTGAAATTGACCATTTTATTGACGCTATCATTAATAAGAAAAAATTTGTTATGCCTCTCGATGATATGATTAGCGCTGTAAATGTTATTGAAGCAATAATGGAATCCTATAAAAAGGATGCTCCTGTTGATGTTAAACCTTTATAA
- a CDS encoding sugar phosphate isomerase/epimerase, whose amino-acid sequence MKISFCTISLTKHTEDFEQVLKFMNTVGLKYADARASNPSGHVLRSMSTDERKNVVALAKKYNVEICSLAGSVGSKFSSEDEKVRDNELQEMKKEIDLAVDLGASVIRVGTGIPYNPDPAAPFDPVIVERVLPYIREAVVYAEEKDVKMGMENHCLSMSVYTDKLAKFCSTVGSNNFGVIYEPGNLYGNLKDYRQGFFDQKDYIVHTHLKDGYPFWFQGNIVNTLYCTVYGLGKLDIPWIVRNLKSINYTGFVSIEYEAWHPEYNLPDPEVGIPECKKFLERVFDLV is encoded by the coding sequence ATGAAAATTTCTTTTTGCACAATAAGTTTAACAAAACATACGGAAGATTTTGAACAGGTTTTAAAATTTATGAATACGGTTGGGTTAAAGTATGCTGACGCAAGAGCCTCAAATCCTTCAGGGCATGTGTTAAGAAGTATGAGTACAGATGAAAGGAAAAATGTTGTAGCTCTTGCTAAAAAGTATAATGTAGAGATATGTTCACTTGCTGGTTCTGTTGGTAGTAAATTTTCTTCCGAAGATGAAAAGGTAAGAGATAATGAACTACAAGAGATGAAGAAAGAGATAGACCTTGCAGTAGACCTTGGTGCTTCGGTGATTAGAGTTGGCACAGGTATTCCCTACAACCCAGACCCTGCTGCTCCTTTTGACCCTGTTATAGTGGAGAGGGTATTACCCTATATTAGAGAAGCAGTCGTTTATGCTGAGGAAAAGGATGTAAAAATGGGGATGGAGAACCATTGCCTTTCTATGAGCGTTTATACAGATAAACTTGCTAAATTTTGTTCTACTGTTGGCTCTAACAATTTTGGAGTTATATATGAACCGGGAAATCTTTATGGAAACCTTAAAGATTATAGGCAAGGTTTTTTTGACCAGAAAGACTACATTGTTCATACACACCTTAAAGATGGGTATCCGTTCTGGTTTCAAGGAAATATAGTTAATACTCTCTATTGTACAGTTTATGGTTTAGGTAAACTTGATATTCCGTGGATAGTAAGAAACCTTAAAAGCATTAATTATACAGGTTTTGTTTCTATAGAGTACGAAGCATGGCATCCTGAATATAACCTTCCTGACCCAGAGGTTGGTATCCCTGAATGTAAAAAGTTTCTTGAAAGAGTTTTTGATTTGGTCTGA
- the serS gene encoding serine--tRNA ligase, with product MYSAKFVRDNLELLKVASFNKGEKIDWEKLEELDNSRREIISFVEERKKMQKDISLKISNRKDEKNEDSFKEMVKQAKEYSDEIREREAELKEIEKEFELIISMIPNISHNSVPIGKNAADNETIKEWQLGVTPSFKVLPHWEVGTNLGILDFPKGAKISGSFFPVFMGAGASLVRALINFMIETHLKNGFKEVWVPAVVNRDSMFSTGQIPKLEKDMYFVQEDDLFLIPTAEVPVTNLHRGDLVDEGNLPIYYVAYTPCFRREAGAYGKDTKGLMRLHQFDKVELVKFVKPETSYNELETLLSEAESILQSLKLSYRVLKLCTGDLSFSASKCYDIEVWASGTEKWLEVSSCSNFEDFQAKRGNIRYRKKSGAKEYLHTLNGSGVALPRVIIAILEQYQQPDGSVIVPEVLQKYMGGMEVIKP from the coding sequence ATGTATTCTGCGAAGTTTGTAAGAGATAATCTTGAACTATTAAAGGTTGCATCTTTTAATAAAGGCGAAAAGATAGATTGGGAAAAACTTGAAGAACTGGATAATTCAAGAAGGGAGATAATATCTTTTGTTGAGGAAAGAAAAAAAATGCAGAAAGATATAAGCCTAAAAATTTCCAACAGAAAAGATGAAAAAAATGAAGACTCTTTTAAAGAAATGGTTAAGCAGGCAAAAGAGTACTCTGATGAGATAAGAGAGAGGGAAGCAGAACTTAAAGAGATAGAGAAAGAGTTTGAACTTATTATCTCAATGATTCCCAATATTTCACATAATTCTGTTCCTATAGGTAAAAACGCTGCCGATAATGAAACTATAAAAGAATGGCAATTAGGAGTTACTCCTTCGTTTAAGGTTCTTCCACATTGGGAAGTAGGAACTAATCTTGGTATTCTTGATTTTCCTAAAGGCGCTAAAATTTCTGGAAGTTTTTTCCCTGTTTTTATGGGAGCAGGTGCTTCTCTTGTTAGGGCTCTTATAAATTTTATGATAGAGACTCATTTGAAAAATGGTTTTAAAGAAGTATGGGTCCCTGCAGTTGTAAATAGAGATAGTATGTTTTCAACAGGACAGATACCTAAACTTGAAAAAGATATGTATTTTGTGCAGGAGGACGATCTATTCCTTATACCTACTGCAGAGGTTCCGGTTACAAATCTACATAGAGGCGACCTTGTGGATGAAGGAAATCTTCCAATATATTATGTTGCTTACACTCCTTGCTTTAGGAGAGAAGCGGGTGCTTATGGAAAAGATACAAAAGGTTTAATGAGACTACATCAGTTTGATAAGGTGGAACTTGTTAAATTTGTAAAACCAGAAACTTCCTATAATGAACTTGAAACTCTTCTTTCTGAAGCCGAAAGTATTCTTCAATCTTTAAAGTTATCTTATAGAGTATTAAAACTCTGTACTGGTGACCTAAGTTTTTCAGCAAGCAAATGTTATGATATTGAAGTTTGGGCTTCAGGGACTGAAAAATGGTTGGAAGTTTCCTCTTGTTCTAATTTTGAGGATTTTCAAGCTAAAAGAGGGAATATTAGATATAGGAAGAAGAGTGGTGCTAAAGAATATCTACATACATTGAACGGTTCAGGGGTTGCTTTACCGAGAGTGATAATTGCTATTCTTGAGCAATATCAACAGCCTGACGGTTCTGTTATTGTACCTGAGGTTTTGCAGAAATATATGGGTGGAATGGAAGTTATTAAACCTTAA
- a CDS encoding septum formation initiator family protein, translating to MKRRNKNKKRVLFLSIILTVLNLPRLNNLIKQRNLYRHYLNEISKLEEDNTQLLNYLESLQQDPYFTEKLLRENYGYVKEGEYIYRIQDQEPEGR from the coding sequence ATGAAAAGAAGAAATAAGAATAAGAAGCGTGTTTTGTTTTTGTCTATTATTCTTACAGTGTTAAATTTGCCTCGTTTAAACAATCTTATTAAACAACGAAATTTATACCGACATTATTTGAATGAGATATCCAAACTTGAAGAAGATAATACTCAACTTTTAAATTACCTTGAGTCCCTTCAGCAGGACCCATATTTTACCGAAAAACTTTTGCGTGAGAATTATGGATATGTGAAAGAAGGGGAATATATATATAGGATTCAAGACCAGGAACCTGAGGGGCGTTAA
- the eno gene encoding phosphopyruvate hydratase has translation MMEIIDISAREILDSRGTPTVEVEVMLEDGTLERAAVPSGASTGEREALELRDGGERFLGKGVQIAVDNVNEIIAPELISEGFLVTEQRAIDKFLIELDGTENKSKLGANAMLGVSLAVARAAAESLCLPLYFYLGGLRANILPVPLCNIINGGMHADNNLDIQEFMIAPLGAKTFKDGYRMTAEVFQVLKNILKEKGHITSVGDEGGFAPNLNTNEEALSLIVESIQKAGYVEGKDIYIALDVAASSIFEKGSYLFEGKKKTSSELVDYYETIIKKYPIFSIEDGLAENDWDGWYDMTRRIGNQTQIVGDDIFVTNPVIFKEGIEKKVANAILIKVNQIGTLTETLETIEMAQQNSYGVVISHRSGETEDTFIADLSVGVNAGQIKTGSLSRSERLCKYNQLLRIEDSLGENADYAGKLLLK, from the coding sequence TTGATGGAAATTATTGATATTAGCGCTCGAGAAATACTTGATTCAAGAGGTACCCCCACAGTAGAGGTTGAAGTAATGTTAGAAGATGGTACACTTGAAAGGGCAGCTGTCCCGTCGGGTGCGTCTACAGGTGAGAGGGAGGCTTTAGAACTTAGAGATGGTGGAGAAAGGTTTCTTGGGAAAGGTGTTCAGATAGCTGTTGATAATGTTAATGAAATTATTGCACCTGAACTTATCAGTGAAGGGTTTTTAGTTACTGAACAGAGAGCAATAGATAAATTTCTTATAGAACTTGATGGAACAGAAAACAAATCAAAACTTGGTGCCAACGCTATGCTTGGTGTAAGTCTTGCTGTTGCAAGAGCCGCTGCAGAGTCTCTCTGTTTACCTCTCTATTTTTATCTTGGTGGGCTTAGAGCAAATATTTTACCTGTGCCACTCTGTAATATAATTAATGGAGGTATGCACGCTGACAACAATCTTGATATACAAGAGTTTATGATAGCACCTTTAGGTGCAAAAACTTTTAAAGACGGGTACAGGATGACAGCAGAAGTTTTTCAGGTTTTGAAAAACATTCTTAAAGAAAAAGGGCATATCACTTCGGTGGGAGATGAAGGCGGTTTTGCTCCTAACCTTAACACCAACGAGGAAGCATTATCTTTGATAGTAGAATCTATACAAAAAGCAGGTTATGTTGAAGGAAAAGATATTTATATAGCTCTTGATGTTGCTGCTTCATCAATATTTGAGAAAGGTTCATATCTATTTGAAGGTAAGAAAAAAACTTCGAGCGAACTGGTAGATTATTACGAAACAATAATAAAAAAATACCCTATATTTTCAATTGAAGATGGTTTAGCTGAAAATGATTGGGATGGTTGGTATGATATGACAAGAAGGATAGGAAATCAAACTCAGATTGTAGGTGACGATATATTTGTTACGAATCCTGTAATTTTTAAAGAAGGTATTGAGAAAAAGGTTGCAAACGCAATACTTATAAAAGTGAACCAGATAGGAACTCTAACAGAAACACTTGAAACAATAGAGATGGCTCAGCAGAACAGTTATGGTGTAGTTATTTCTCATAGAAGCGGAGAAACAGAAGATACCTTTATAGCTGATTTGTCGGTTGGTGTTAATGCTGGTCAAATTAAGACAGGTTCTTTAAGTAGGTCGGAACGTTTGTGTAAATATAATCAACTATTAAGAATTGAGGATTCTCTCGGTGAAAATGCGGATTATGCAGGCAAACTTCTTTTAAAATAG
- a CDS encoding HAD family hydrolase translates to MNKKLGIFDLDGTLVDAYNAISATFNYSLGILGYPTVSVETVKRAVGGGSRNLASKFVKEEHVSELMAIYKDNHKRFLKGNVKLFQGGEELLKFLLDRDLLLGVATNRSKVSAGELLNELNMRRYFDIICTEDDVSKAKPSPDMILHIMDFHKVKPEETFYVGDMDVDFLAGTRAGVDTFLLSTGSTPYEDLKKIKDIKIFANLIDFKKYIKDNLKQ, encoded by the coding sequence ATGAATAAAAAACTTGGAATTTTTGATTTAGATGGAACTTTGGTGGATGCTTATAACGCTATATCAGCAACTTTTAATTATTCTTTGGGTATTTTAGGGTACCCTACAGTTTCTGTTGAAACAGTGAAAAGAGCAGTTGGTGGAGGTAGCAGAAATCTTGCATCAAAATTTGTAAAAGAGGAACATGTTTCTGAATTGATGGCAATTTACAAAGATAACCATAAAAGGTTTTTAAAAGGGAACGTAAAACTTTTTCAGGGTGGTGAGGAACTACTGAAATTCCTTTTAGATAGAGACCTACTTTTGGGAGTTGCAACCAACAGGTCAAAAGTGTCAGCTGGTGAACTATTAAATGAATTGAATATGAGAAGATATTTTGATATAATATGTACCGAAGACGATGTGTCTAAAGCAAAACCTTCCCCTGATATGATATTGCATATAATGGATTTTCATAAAGTTAAACCAGAAGAAACTTTTTATGTTGGAGATATGGATGTAGATTTTTTAGCAGGAACAAGGGCAGGGGTTGACACATTTTTACTTTCAACTGGGTCTACCCCTTACGAAGATTTAAAAAAGATAAAAGATATTAAGATTTTTGCAAATTTAATAGATTTTAAAAAATATATAAAGGATAATTTGAAACAATAG
- a CDS encoding CvpA family protein: protein MTGIDIIIILIFCFSVLIGYHRGFVCSVGDILGIVLGSIIASFAYRAPLKLMTQFDITGIAVELVFFILTLLFFSLLLIILIESLRKRIDAKHFIDRYAGLILGAFEGFIFTGLLLFIMSASFNSATEVQNSKLSKNVIRFMPAVYEKSEQFGIIFPKMILLSTEYIDEFKQSKKDIQFSKLNFSSFDGYTCMECGGKVKFEGYFQRVGATFIPKFTCLECERTSCGCQTYQGFHNLYNKCPIEIAKTKLRFDCGHWSNHKLITPKGPCPIDNQTIEFWLWEPPQEY from the coding sequence ATGACTGGAATAGATATTATAATTATCCTTATTTTCTGTTTTAGTGTTTTAATTGGTTACCATAGGGGTTTTGTATGTAGTGTTGGTGACATATTGGGCATAGTTTTAGGTTCAATTATAGCTTCCTTTGCCTACCGTGCTCCCTTAAAACTTATGACCCAATTTGATATTACTGGTATTGCAGTAGAGTTGGTCTTTTTCATTCTTACACTCCTCTTTTTTTCACTCCTTTTGATAATACTAATAGAGTCATTAAGAAAGCGTATCGATGCTAAACATTTTATAGACAGATACGCAGGTCTTATTTTAGGCGCTTTTGAAGGCTTTATTTTTACTGGGTTGCTTCTATTTATAATGAGCGCTTCTTTTAATTCAGCAACAGAGGTACAAAATAGCAAACTTTCAAAAAATGTTATACGTTTTATGCCTGCCGTTTATGAAAAGAGCGAACAATTTGGTATTATTTTTCCTAAAATGATACTCCTCTCAACAGAGTATATTGACGAGTTTAAACAGAGTAAGAAGGATATACAATTTTCAAAACTAAACTTTTCATCTTTTGATGGCTACACTTGTATGGAGTGCGGAGGTAAAGTTAAATTTGAAGGTTATTTTCAAAGAGTTGGAGCTACTTTTATACCAAAATTCACCTGTTTAGAGTGTGAAAGAACATCTTGTGGTTGCCAAACCTATCAAGGTTTTCATAATTTATATAACAAATGCCCCATAGAAATAGCAAAAACAAAACTGAGATTTGATTGTGGACACTGGAGCAATCATAAACTTATTACACCAAAAGGACCTTGTCCAATAGATAACCAGACTATTGAATTCTGGTTATGGGAACCGCCTCAAGAATATTAA
- a CDS encoding ABC transporter permease, whose protein sequence is MNINIFHINRIIKAGWKNIYMHKLRSLLTILGIVFGVASVISMLAIGEGASFEAREKIKELGSHNVIIKAVKPPRESGAQQTVSLVAYGLTPEDLAKIESVPSVEKVIPAWEDKRDVWYLDKSMSVKLVGTYPEYPGVMNLEIINGRFFNYVDYNLSKPYVIIGSSVKKQLIPLDNAIGKEIRIGQNYFTVVGVASERAIVSGVGFEAEDINFDVYMPLTTQRAYYGEYTLGETGAGRRSSDKSWVKYHRFIIKVADAQKIVTTAAIIEDILTTTHKQPDYEILVPLQLLKQAEHTTKIFNIVLGAIAAISLIVGGIGIMNIMLATVTERTREIGIRRALGAKRRDIINQFLIEAVILSSVGGLIGVFLGITIPAVVTKLAGMVTIVTYWSVLIAFGISVAIGITFGIYPARKAAWLDPIEALRHE, encoded by the coding sequence ATGAATATAAATATATTTCATATAAATAGAATTATTAAAGCAGGGTGGAAAAATATATATATGCATAAACTCCGCTCTTTGTTGACAATTCTTGGTATAGTTTTTGGTGTTGCATCTGTGATATCAATGCTTGCGATTGGAGAGGGAGCAAGTTTTGAGGCAAGAGAAAAGATTAAAGAGTTAGGTAGCCACAATGTAATAATTAAAGCAGTAAAACCTCCAAGAGAGTCAGGAGCTCAGCAAACAGTGTCTCTTGTAGCTTACGGGTTAACTCCAGAGGATTTAGCTAAGATTGAAAGCGTGCCATCAGTTGAAAAGGTTATACCTGCTTGGGAAGATAAGAGAGATGTATGGTATTTGGATAAAAGTATGAGTGTAAAACTTGTTGGAACATACCCTGAGTATCCTGGTGTTATGAACCTTGAAATTATAAATGGACGGTTCTTTAATTATGTAGATTACAACCTCTCAAAACCTTATGTAATAATAGGGTCATCTGTAAAAAAACAATTAATTCCTCTGGACAACGCTATTGGAAAAGAGATTAGAATAGGGCAGAACTATTTTACGGTTGTGGGGGTTGCGAGTGAAAGGGCAATTGTTTCAGGGGTAGGATTTGAAGCAGAAGATATCAATTTTGATGTTTATATGCCTCTCACAACTCAAAGAGCATATTATGGTGAATATACTTTAGGCGAAACAGGAGCAGGGCGACGGTCTTCTGATAAAAGTTGGGTAAAATACCATCGTTTTATAATAAAAGTTGCAGATGCACAGAAAATAGTTACTACTGCTGCTATAATTGAAGATATTCTTACTACAACTCACAAACAACCAGATTATGAAATACTTGTGCCTTTACAACTGCTTAAACAAGCTGAACATACAACAAAAATCTTTAATATTGTTTTAGGGGCTATAGCTGCCATATCTCTTATTGTTGGTGGTATAGGGATTATGAATATTATGCTTGCAACCGTGACCGAAAGGACTAGAGAGATAGGTATTAGAAGGGCGCTCGGTGCAAAAAGGAGAGATATAATAAACCAGTTTCTAATTGAAGCTGTTATTCTATCGTCTGTTGGCGGGTTAATAGGTGTCTTTCTTGGAATAACTATTCCAGCAGTTGTTACTAAATTAGCTGGTATGGTAACAATAGTTACATACTGGTCGGTACTTATAGCTTTTGGAATATCAGTTGCAATAGGAATTACGTTTGGAATATATCCTGCAAGAAAAGCTGCTTGGCTTGACCCTATAGAGGCTCTACGTCATGAGTGA